Genomic window (Deltaproteobacteria bacterium CG11_big_fil_rev_8_21_14_0_20_49_13):
TGACCCCCGTAAGACAGAAGCAAAGCTCATAATAAATAAAGAGCGTTTTGCGTATTGGAAAAAGACCGGGGCCCGTTTGTCGCAGACAATGTCTCAATTAATATAAGGAGGCTCACATGGCTAACCTGAAGAAACTCGTAGAAGACATCGCGCAGGCGCTCGTTGACAATCCGGACCAGGTCGTAGTGTCCGAGATCGAAGGCGAACAGACGACAGTGTTCGAGCTCAAGGTCAGCAAAGAAGACCTTGGGAAGATCATCGGAAAAGAAGGCAGAACAGCCCGCTCTCTCCGTACGATCATCGGCGCCGCATCGGCAAAGCTGAAAAAGCGCTCGGTCCTTGAAATTATCGAGCCCCCACGTGAATGAATTAAAGAATGAGAATTGACATATTGACCATTTTCCCCTCTATGCTCGAAGGCGTTTTTGCCGCAAGCATATTAAAAAGGGCTCGCGACTCGGGGAAGGTGGCGGTCGTCATCCACGATATCAGGGCATCCGCTAAAGATGCTCACCATACCGTAGATGACACGCCGTACGGCGGAGGCGCCGGGATGGTGATGAAGGCCGATGTTCTGGCCGACGCGCTCTCTGAGGTGCCAAGGATAGAAGGTCGCAGCGAAGTGATACTGATGGCGGCACAGGGCGAGAAGTTCGAACAAAAGGTCGCCCATGATCTGGCTCTGCTGGATCAGATGATCCTTATATGCGGCCGCTACGAAGGCGTCGATGAAAGGTTCATTGAACTGTTCGTTGATAGGGAGATTTCGGTGGGCGATTTTATCGTCACCGGCGGAGAGATACCGGCAATGGCGGTTAGCGACGCGGTGGTCAGGTTGTTGCCCGGAGTGCTCGGAAACGCCGAATCGCTTGCAAGTGAAACGTTCGCTAACGGACTTTTGGAGTACCCGCAGTATACGAGGCCTCCCGAGTATAAAGGTTTGAAGGTACCGGAAGTTCTGCTTTCGGGTAACCATAAGGAAATAGACAAGTGGCGCCTTGAAGAATCGCTTCGGCGCACAAAAGAACGCAGGCCGGACCTGCTTAAAAAGTAAAAAAGGAAATATTATGAACATAATGACAGAGATCAACAAGCGCCAGTTGAAAAAAGGCGTTCCTCACTTCAGGGCGGGCGATACCGTCTGCGTCATGAGCAGGGTGAAAGAAGGCGAAAAAGAGCGCGTTCAGGCGTTCGAGGGCGTCGTTATTTCCCGTAAAGGCAGCTCCATAAACGAGAGCTTTACGGTGAGAAAGGTGTCTTACGGTGTTGGAGTTGAGCGCGTGTTCCTGGTGAACTCACCCATGATCGAGCGTATCGATATCAAGCAAAAGGGTGCCGTGAGACGCGCCAAGCTCTATTACATTCGTGAGCTCTCCGGCCGTGCCGCACGCATCGAAGAGAAAAAATATGTCGCCGGCGATGAGGAAACGGTGGAGACCGAAGAGCCGGTAAAGGCAGCAACAGAAACAGCAGTTACTCAGTAATTTATAATACGATCCGATCAAAAGACCCATTGTTGCAAAAACGATGGTTCAGGAGGTGTTCACATCATGCACAAAAAAACAAAAAAATCTACAAATATACGGTAATATTCGAGCCGTCAGAGGACGGTGGCTACATTGCTCATGTACCATCACTTCCTGGTTGTACAACTCAAGGAGAGGATTTTGAAGACGCAAAAAAAATGGCCAAGGATGTGGGTAATTTTTCTCCTTCATATGACGACGAGTTACCCACATCCCACACACGCCAGATCCTTGCGGGCTGGTGTGTGGGATATGCACAACTCCCACAGTTGGCAATCTTATCCTCAAAAGTGAAATCTTGTTTTACGGAGCTGTAGAATTTGGGTGAGTAGTTACAGAGAACGGGTGGAAAATAATTCGTTGAATCCCTGATCCTTCGACAGGCTCAGGATGAGCGTGCGAACTGAACTAAAATAGGAGAGACAGCCTGCGATAGGCGTGGGTGATGACACTTTCATGGAGGCGTCCGGTTTCGACCGCTTTAATGACATCTTCGACGGCCGTTTTCTGAGCAGAGGGGTCATTACAGATGAGGCAGATGTCACATCCGGCCTGAAGCGTCTTTATGCACGCTTCAGGGAGGGGCCACTTTTTGGCGATGGCGCTCATCTGAAGGTCGTCGGAAAAGACCACCCCTTTATATCCAAGCTCGTGACGCAGAAGTTTATTTATTATGGTTGGTGAAAGTGTGGCCGGATATTCTTTGTCTATTCCTTCGTAAACGACGTGAGCGGTCATTATCGATCTAAGACCGGCGCCTATCGCCGCTTTAAAGGGAACAAGTTCGATGGCCTCAAGTCGCCCGAGCGTGTGCGGAAGGGTGGGGAAGTCAAAGTGCGAGTCAAGCGAGGTGTCGCCGTGCCCGGGGAAATGTTTGCCGCAGGCGACAACGCCGTTTTCCTGAAGCCCGCGTATCAGCTCCGAGCCGAGTTTTGCCACCACGCGCGGATCGTTCGAAAAGGCGCGGTCGCCTATCACGGGATTCTTAATGTTGGTGTTGATGTCGAGGACCGGCGCAAAATTAACGTTAAAGCCTACATCTTTGAGCTCGCCGGCCATGAGGGTGCCAATGTGGTATGCGTCTACCGGCGCTTTCACGTCGGCCATGGGGCCCACGTTCGTGAACGGTTCGGGGAGCCTGAATACTCGGCCGCCTTCGTGGTCGACGGATATTATGAACGGACGTTTGCCGGCGCATTCGCGTATCGAAGATAAAAGCTCTTTGATCTGGCTCCTGGACCTTACGTTCCTCTTAAAGATGATAACTCCGCCTATATGCCGCTCTTTAATGAGAGCTTCGAGCTCGTCGGGCATTTTAACGCCGTCAAAACCTACCACGAAAAGCGAGCCTGTCTTTTCTCTTATATGCATGCGCACATTTCTAAATGATTTACCCCCAACTGTCAAACTTTCTGGTGGACAATTGGCGATGCTTGCTGATAAATTGCCCCGCCATGAAAGCAAACCTAGCAAATGTAATAAAGAAGCTCCCCAAAACGGACCTGCATGTTCATTTGGACGGCTCTTTAAGGATACCAACCCTCATAGAGCTTGCCAAAAAGTATAAGATAACACTCCCTTCATATACGGAAGAGGGCTTAAGAAAGCAGGTCTTTAAGGACAAATACGAAAGCCTCGGCGAATATCTTAAGGGTTTCGCGTTCACCTGTGCGGTGATGCAGACCGAAGAGGCGCTCGAACGCATTGCCTATGAGCTCGCCATGGATAATTTTGCCGAGGGCGTTCGCTACATCGAGCCACGCTTTGCTCCCCAGCTTCATGTGAGCCCGAACCTTTCCATAGAACAGATACTTTCATCGGTGAACAAGGGTCTTGAGCGCGCCGCCAAGGAGATAAATTCCAAGAAGGAGATCAAAGAAGGCAAAGAGCCGCCGTTCGCCTACGGCATAATTGGTTCGGCGCTTCGCATGTTCAGGAAGAACTTTTCCTACTATTACAAGAATTTCCTTGAGGCCCACGAATATTCTCCAAAAGAAGAGGCCTACAGCCTTGCGGCGATGGAACTTGTGCGTGCCATGGTAAAAACTCGCGACGAGCTGGGAATTCCGATTGTGGGTTTCGACCTAGCGGGAGAAGAGGTGGGATATCCGGCCGAGGATTATAAAAAGGCCGCTCAATTTGCACATAAGAACTTCATGCAAAAGACGATACACGCAGGAGAAGCATATGGCCCGCCATCAATATTTCAGGCGGTGACGGACCTTTATGCCGACAGGCTCGGCCACGGTACATATATATTCGATAGCTCAATGGTGGGACTGCCAACAAAGGTCGAGAACGAAAAGTATACAAGGTCGCTTGCAA
Coding sequences:
- a CDS encoding tRNA (guanosine(37)-N1)-methyltransferase TrmD; this translates as MRIDILTIFPSMLEGVFAASILKRARDSGKVAVVIHDIRASAKDAHHTVDDTPYGGGAGMVMKADVLADALSEVPRIEGRSEVILMAAQGEKFEQKVAHDLALLDQMILICGRYEGVDERFIELFVDREISVGDFIVTGGEIPAMAVSDAVVRLLPGVLGNAESLASETFANGLLEYPQYTRPPEYKGLKVPEVLLSGNHKEIDKWRLEESLRRTKERRPDLLKK
- a CDS encoding adenosine deaminase: MKANLANVIKKLPKTDLHVHLDGSLRIPTLIELAKKYKITLPSYTEEGLRKQVFKDKYESLGEYLKGFAFTCAVMQTEEALERIAYELAMDNFAEGVRYIEPRFAPQLHVSPNLSIEQILSSVNKGLERAAKEINSKKEIKEGKEPPFAYGIIGSALRMFRKNFSYYYKNFLEAHEYSPKEEAYSLAAMELVRAMVKTRDELGIPIVGFDLAGEEVGYPAEDYKKAAQFAHKNFMQKTIHAGEAYGPPSIFQAVTDLYADRLGHGTYIFDSSMVGLPTKVENEKYTRSLAKFVNDRRITIEVCLTSNMQTTPRFRDLKDHPFKKMMEERLSVTLCTDNRLVSNTTVTDEILKAVETFSIPVPKLKDMIIYGFKRSFYPGSYLEKRKYVRQIIDYCDKLISSGDTHLRAPL
- a CDS encoding 50S ribosomal protein L19 codes for the protein MNIMTEINKRQLKKGVPHFRAGDTVCVMSRVKEGEKERVQAFEGVVISRKGSSINESFTVRKVSYGVGVERVFLVNSPMIERIDIKQKGAVRRAKLYYIRELSGRAARIEEKKYVAGDEETVETEEPVKAATETAVTQ
- a CDS encoding beta-N-acetylhexosaminidase, whose protein sequence is MHIREKTGSLFVVGFDGVKMPDELEALIKERHIGGVIIFKRNVRSRSQIKELLSSIRECAGKRPFIISVDHEGGRVFRLPEPFTNVGPMADVKAPVDAYHIGTLMAGELKDVGFNVNFAPVLDINTNIKNPVIGDRAFSNDPRVVAKLGSELIRGLQENGVVACGKHFPGHGDTSLDSHFDFPTLPHTLGRLEAIELVPFKAAIGAGLRSIMTAHVVYEGIDKEYPATLSPTIINKLLRHELGYKGVVFSDDLQMSAIAKKWPLPEACIKTLQAGCDICLICNDPSAQKTAVEDVIKAVETGRLHESVITHAYRRLSLLF
- a CDS encoding RNA-binding protein — its product is MANLKKLVEDIAQALVDNPDQVVVSEIEGEQTTVFELKVSKEDLGKIIGKEGRTARSLRTIIGAASAKLKKRSVLEIIEPPRE